A single genomic interval of Spirosoma linguale DSM 74 harbors:
- a CDS encoding Heavy metal transport/detoxification protein (PFAM: Heavy metal transport/detoxification protein~KEGG: atc:AGR_C_2202 copper-transporting ATPase) codes for MLRNLFLTALTSLMLMGSLFAGAPARDDKDKEVKIKTSAICGMCKARIERNLAFEKGVKEADLDVKTKVVTIKYNSAKTDVAKLKANISKTGYDAEEVAADEAGYNKLPSCCKKGGGMEHQ; via the coding sequence ATGTTGCGTAACCTGTTTTTAACCGCCCTGACGTCGCTGATGCTTATGGGCTCCCTGTTTGCTGGTGCACCTGCCCGCGATGACAAAGACAAGGAAGTAAAGATCAAAACCTCTGCTATCTGTGGCATGTGCAAAGCCCGTATCGAACGAAATCTGGCTTTTGAGAAAGGCGTTAAAGAAGCGGATCTGGACGTGAAGACCAAAGTGGTTACCATCAAATATAATTCGGCCAAAACGGATGTGGCCAAATTGAAAGCCAACATCAGCAAGACCGGCTACGATGCTGAAGAAGTGGCTGCCGATGAAGCCGGTTACAACAAACTGCCCAGCTGCTGCAAAAAAGGTGGCGGCATGGAGCATCAATAG
- a CDS encoding kynureninase (TIGRFAM: kynureninase~PFAM: aminotransferase class V~KEGG: swd:Swoo_1405 kynureninase), which translates to MTYENSLAFAQKLDQADLLRPFRDRFHIPRHNDREAIYLCGNSLGLQPKTARAAVEQELATWQNLGVEGWFELPEGAEQPWLRYHDTCKKALGDIVGATPAEVCPMNALTVNLHLLLTSFYRPTATKFKILTIKGDFPSDQYALETHVKQHGLQPSEVIIEIAPHPDDQLIHTTDIQNAIAEHADSLAVIWMSGLNYYTGQVYNMAAIAETARKHCVPVGFDLAHAIGNVPLRLHDWGVDFATWCSYKYLNGGPGAVSGVFVHEKHHEQALPRLAGWWGYREDRRFEMTPGFLPAPGADGWQISTPNILALSLHRVAISITAEAGIVALRQKSEKLTGYLEYILSPFTDIQILTPDDPNQRGCQLSLLVRKKGRELFTYLTEQGIIGDWREPDCIRLAPTPLYNTFEDVWRVGEALKGFL; encoded by the coding sequence ATGACTTACGAAAACTCACTCGCTTTCGCTCAAAAACTCGATCAGGCCGACTTGCTCAGACCGTTTCGGGATCGTTTCCATATTCCCCGTCACAACGACCGGGAGGCCATTTATCTCTGCGGAAATTCGCTGGGGCTGCAACCTAAAACCGCTCGGGCGGCTGTTGAACAGGAGCTTGCCACCTGGCAAAATCTGGGGGTTGAAGGCTGGTTCGAACTACCGGAAGGAGCAGAACAGCCCTGGTTACGCTACCACGATACCTGCAAAAAGGCGCTGGGCGACATTGTGGGGGCAACACCAGCCGAAGTGTGTCCGATGAACGCCCTGACCGTCAATCTGCACTTGTTGCTGACATCGTTTTATCGGCCGACAGCTACCAAGTTCAAGATTTTAACCATCAAAGGCGATTTCCCGTCGGACCAGTACGCGCTCGAAACGCACGTGAAGCAGCATGGTCTGCAACCGTCGGAAGTCATCATCGAAATCGCCCCGCATCCCGACGATCAGCTAATTCACACGACCGATATCCAGAACGCTATTGCCGAGCATGCCGATTCGCTGGCCGTGATCTGGATGAGCGGACTAAACTACTACACCGGTCAGGTGTACAACATGGCTGCTATCGCCGAAACCGCCCGCAAACACTGCGTCCCCGTTGGTTTCGATCTGGCCCACGCTATCGGAAATGTGCCGCTGAGGCTGCACGATTGGGGTGTCGATTTTGCCACCTGGTGTTCCTACAAATACCTGAACGGTGGCCCCGGAGCCGTTTCGGGCGTGTTCGTACACGAAAAGCACCATGAGCAGGCCTTGCCAAGGTTGGCGGGCTGGTGGGGCTATCGGGAAGATCGTCGGTTCGAAATGACTCCCGGTTTTCTTCCCGCACCGGGTGCCGATGGCTGGCAGATCAGCACGCCCAATATCCTGGCGTTATCGTTGCATCGGGTGGCTATTTCCATTACCGCCGAGGCCGGTATCGTTGCGCTCAGGCAGAAAAGTGAAAAATTGACGGGTTATCTGGAATACATACTCAGCCCATTCACAGACATTCAGATTCTGACGCCCGACGACCCCAACCAGCGCGGCTGTCAACTGTCGCTCTTGGTCCGGAAAAAGGGTCGGGAGTTATTCACCTATTTAACGGAGCAGGGAATTATTGGCGATTGGCGCGAACCCGATTGCATCCGGCTGGCCCCAACCCCCTTGTACAATACATTCGAGGATGTCTGGCGCGTTGGCGAAGCATTGAAGGGCTTTCTGTAG
- a CDS encoding iron-sulfur cluster binding protein (TIGRFAM: iron-sulfur cluster binding protein~PFAM: domain of unknown function DUF1730; 4Fe-4S ferredoxin iron-sulfur binding domain protein~KEGG: aci:ACIAD2043 putative ferredoxin), giving the protein MHAPAHHYSKLIKAKAVALGFDFCGVAKADFLEEEAPRLETWLKNGMHGQMNYMANHFDKRLDPRLLVDDAKSVITVLLNYYPEQKLPEGDDDLKLSKYAYGTDYHFVIKDKLKHLLTYIHDEIGDVGGRAFVDSAPVMDKAWAKRAGLGWVGKHTNLINREIGSFFFIGELILDLELEPDGPITDYCGTCTRCIDACPTDAIVGPYVVDGSKCISYFTIELKEAIPTEVKGQFNNWIFGCDICQDVCPWNRFARPHQTPAFEPHPDLASFTKTDWEEITDDVFREIFRRSAVKRTKLEGLKRNIGFL; this is encoded by the coding sequence ATGCATGCACCTGCTCATCACTATTCGAAACTGATTAAAGCAAAGGCCGTTGCCCTGGGCTTTGATTTTTGTGGTGTGGCCAAAGCCGATTTTCTGGAAGAGGAAGCTCCCCGCCTGGAAACCTGGCTCAAGAACGGGATGCACGGCCAAATGAATTACATGGCCAATCATTTCGATAAACGACTCGATCCGCGTTTGCTGGTCGATGACGCCAAATCGGTGATAACGGTGCTGCTCAATTATTACCCCGAACAAAAATTGCCCGAAGGTGATGACGACCTTAAGCTATCTAAATACGCCTATGGAACCGATTATCACTTCGTTATCAAAGATAAACTGAAGCATTTACTGACGTATATCCACGACGAAATCGGCGACGTGGGTGGCCGGGCCTTTGTCGATTCAGCACCGGTTATGGACAAAGCCTGGGCCAAACGCGCTGGCTTGGGCTGGGTAGGCAAACACACGAATCTGATCAATCGGGAGATCGGCTCGTTCTTCTTTATCGGCGAACTCATCCTCGACCTTGAACTGGAGCCCGATGGCCCCATCACCGACTATTGCGGCACCTGCACCCGCTGCATAGACGCCTGCCCGACGGACGCCATTGTTGGCCCGTACGTTGTCGACGGCAGCAAGTGCATTTCGTACTTCACGATTGAGTTAAAAGAGGCCATTCCCACCGAAGTGAAAGGGCAGTTTAACAACTGGATTTTCGGATGCGATATTTGTCAGGACGTTTGCCCCTGGAACCGCTTCGCCCGACCGCATCAGACCCCCGCCTTCGAGCCCCATCCCGATCTGGCCTCGTTTACGAAGACGGATTGGGAAGAAATTACGGATGATGTTTTCCGGGAGATTTTCCGGCGGTCGGCCGTGAAACGAACCAAGCTGGAAGGCCTCAAACGGAATATTGGTTTCTTGTAA
- a CDS encoding GrpE protein (PFAM: GrpE protein~KEGG: sat:SYN_01981 GrpE protein) translates to MENKDILDEQASGDPQQPDNLTTENVTEEEAVTVNGGEPAENETVPSSDDPSAETATAERDKAGSELAELKDKYLRLYADFENFRRRTAKEKLELISNANEGVLKALIPVVDDFERAMQSIESTNDVAALKEGVSLIYNKLFKTLEGKGLKPMISKGETFNADLHESVTQFPAPSDDLKGKVIDEIEKGYYLNDKVIRFAKVIVGS, encoded by the coding sequence ATGGAAAATAAAGACATTTTGGATGAACAGGCATCCGGCGATCCGCAACAACCTGACAACCTGACAACTGAAAACGTGACAGAAGAAGAAGCCGTAACGGTAAATGGTGGTGAACCAGCCGAAAACGAAACAGTTCCGTCGTCGGACGATCCGTCGGCTGAAACTGCAACGGCAGAACGCGATAAGGCCGGCAGTGAATTGGCCGAACTGAAAGATAAATATCTCCGTTTATACGCTGATTTTGAGAACTTCCGTCGGCGAACGGCCAAGGAAAAACTTGAGTTGATCAGCAACGCCAACGAAGGCGTATTGAAGGCACTGATTCCGGTTGTCGACGATTTTGAGCGGGCGATGCAATCTATCGAAAGCACCAATGACGTGGCGGCTCTGAAAGAAGGCGTGTCATTGATTTATAACAAATTATTCAAGACACTGGAAGGTAAAGGGCTAAAGCCAATGATCTCGAAAGGAGAGACCTTCAACGCCGATCTGCACGAATCCGTTACTCAGTTTCCGGCACCCAGCGATGACCTCAAAGGCAAAGTGATTGACGAAATAGAAAAAGGATACTACCTGAATGATAAAGTCATTCGGTTTGCAAAAGTGATTGTAGGAAGCTAA
- a CDS encoding chaperone protein DnaJ (KEGG: ppd:Ppro_1403 chaperone protein DnaJ~TIGRFAM: chaperone protein DnaJ~PFAM: chaperone DnaJ domain protein; DnaJ central domain protein; heat shock protein DnaJ domain protein~SMART: heat shock protein DnaJ domain protein), which translates to MATKRDYYEILGVDKNVSAEDLKKAYRKMAIKYHPDKNPDDPTAEDKFKEAAEAYDVLNDPQKKARYDQFGHAGMGGAASGGYGAGGPTMEDIFSQFGDVFGDDSPFGSFFRGAQGGGGGRQRVRRGSDLRIKLKLNLQEVANGVEKKIKVKRHVTCTTCGGNGSKNGTAVQTCSTCSGTGQTRKVVNTMLGQMVSTSTCPTCNGEGKIVTDRCDACFGEGRVLQEDVIPIKIPAGVAEGIQLSVGGKGNVPPRGGVAGDLLIVIEEEEDADLKRDGNNVVFDLYVNFVDAAIGTSVEVPTIDGKARITLEPGTQSGKILRLKGKGIKELNGYGRGDELVHINVWTPKILSAEERSILEKLRNSPNFQPRPNKNEKGFFDKMKDFFHG; encoded by the coding sequence ATGGCAACGAAGCGCGACTATTACGAAATATTGGGCGTTGACAAGAACGTCTCGGCGGAGGACCTCAAAAAAGCCTATCGCAAGATGGCGATCAAATACCACCCCGACAAAAATCCGGACGACCCCACCGCCGAAGATAAATTTAAGGAAGCGGCTGAGGCTTATGATGTCCTGAACGACCCGCAGAAAAAAGCCCGGTATGATCAGTTCGGTCATGCAGGAATGGGTGGGGCGGCCAGTGGCGGATACGGTGCCGGTGGCCCAACGATGGAAGACATCTTCAGTCAGTTCGGCGACGTCTTTGGCGACGATTCACCATTTGGTAGCTTCTTCCGGGGCGCTCAGGGTGGGGGCGGTGGTCGGCAGCGCGTTCGGCGCGGTTCTGACCTGCGCATTAAACTGAAGTTGAATCTGCAGGAAGTTGCCAACGGCGTTGAAAAGAAAATCAAGGTCAAGCGACATGTAACCTGTACCACCTGTGGGGGCAACGGGTCCAAAAATGGAACCGCCGTTCAGACCTGCTCTACCTGTAGCGGAACGGGGCAAACGCGCAAAGTGGTAAACACCATGCTTGGTCAGATGGTATCGACCAGCACCTGCCCAACCTGTAACGGCGAAGGCAAGATCGTAACTGATCGCTGCGATGCCTGCTTTGGTGAGGGCCGCGTATTGCAGGAAGATGTTATTCCCATCAAAATTCCGGCGGGCGTTGCCGAGGGTATTCAGCTATCGGTAGGCGGTAAAGGCAATGTTCCTCCACGGGGCGGTGTAGCCGGTGACTTGCTGATTGTTATTGAAGAAGAAGAAGATGCAGACTTGAAACGGGATGGCAACAACGTCGTTTTCGACTTGTACGTCAACTTCGTGGATGCCGCCATTGGCACCAGTGTAGAAGTACCGACCATCGATGGGAAAGCCCGGATCACGTTGGAACCTGGTACGCAAAGCGGTAAAATTCTGCGCCTGAAAGGAAAAGGTATAAAAGAACTGAACGGTTACGGACGTGGCGATGAACTTGTTCATATCAATGTCTGGACCCCTAAAATCCTTTCGGCGGAGGAGCGTTCCATCTTGGAAAAACTGCGTAACTCGCCCAACTTCCAGCCAAGACCCAACAAAAACGAGAAAGGATTCTTTGACAAGATGAAGGATTTTTTTCACGGTTGA
- a CDS encoding phosphatidylglycerophosphatase A (PFAM: phosphatidylglycerophosphatase A~KEGG: dol:Dole_1265 phosphatidylglycerophosphatase A), with protein sequence MHELIATGLGIGYIRKGGGTVASIACCGVWYLALLGTDQPGAVQPTGYTVLIPVLITSLLTAVGIWSATVVEQQWGKDSYRVVIDEIAGMCLSLLFIPITVKSLLAGLLLFRLFDIGKPLGIRKLEKLPGGWGVMLDDLLAGLYANVLLRVAVALSIL encoded by the coding sequence ATGCATGAACTGATCGCCACCGGCCTGGGAATCGGCTACATCCGCAAAGGTGGGGGCACGGTAGCTTCCATTGCCTGTTGCGGTGTCTGGTATCTGGCTCTGCTGGGTACAGACCAGCCTGGCGCGGTTCAGCCTACCGGGTACACGGTGTTAATTCCGGTTTTGATTACAAGTCTGTTAACGGCGGTTGGCATCTGGTCGGCAACGGTGGTCGAGCAACAGTGGGGTAAGGACAGCTATCGGGTTGTTATCGATGAGATAGCGGGTATGTGCCTGAGTTTACTGTTTATTCCGATTACGGTTAAAAGTCTGCTGGCGGGTCTGCTGTTGTTTCGCCTGTTCGATATTGGTAAACCCCTTGGTATCCGGAAGCTTGAGAAGCTACCCGGGGGCTGGGGCGTTATGCTGGACGATCTATTGGCCGGGCTCTACGCGAATGTTTTACTGCGGGTTGCCGTGGCATTGAGTATTTTATAA
- a CDS encoding GtrA family protein (PFAM: GtrA family protein~KEGG: mxa:MXAN_0450 CDP-alcohol phosphatidyltransferase family protein), which yields MKTFFKVQATSMVASGFDFLTTVGCVNWLHCWYLTASVIGAVGGGLVNFGMSKSWTFTQSNQPVGQQFGRFVLVWLGNTGLNAAGLFMVTHFLDVRYLVAKTMVAILIGVSYNYFFQKDFVFSLS from the coding sequence ATGAAAACGTTCTTTAAAGTTCAGGCAACCTCCATGGTCGCTTCGGGATTTGATTTCCTGACGACAGTTGGTTGTGTTAATTGGTTGCACTGCTGGTATTTAACCGCCAGCGTTATTGGCGCCGTTGGGGGTGGGCTGGTCAATTTTGGTATGTCGAAGTCCTGGACATTTACGCAAAGTAACCAACCCGTTGGTCAGCAATTCGGACGGTTTGTGCTTGTCTGGCTGGGTAATACCGGTCTCAATGCCGCCGGTCTTTTCATGGTCACCCATTTTCTGGATGTCCGGTATCTGGTGGCCAAAACGATGGTTGCCATTTTGATAGGCGTGAGTTATAACTATTTTTTTCAGAAAGACTTTGTCTTCAGCCTGTCATGA